Proteins encoded in a region of the Paenibacillus pedocola genome:
- a CDS encoding DUF2621 family protein, with translation MSDFSLLSSTPSNWFMNSIAFWTFLLLGCMCIGGFFMFRKFLKVLPKADGKSKLDWQNYWVERSRPLWSDEMKAFLDQLVQPVPGPFRDIAKHSIAAEIGKIAVESDAPAVTREHCIKGYIVATPRRDNRFLVTFLEKNGIDYTPYRHLIK, from the coding sequence CAAGCAATTGGTTTATGAACTCTATCGCATTTTGGACCTTTCTACTGCTGGGCTGCATGTGCATCGGCGGCTTCTTTATGTTCCGCAAATTCCTGAAGGTGCTGCCCAAAGCTGACGGCAAATCCAAGCTTGACTGGCAGAACTATTGGGTCGAACGCAGCCGTCCGCTATGGAGCGATGAAATGAAGGCGTTTCTGGATCAGCTGGTGCAACCGGTTCCAGGGCCATTCCGCGATATCGCCAAACATTCGATCGCTGCCGAGATCGGTAAGATCGCTGTAGAAAGCGATGCTCCGGCCGTGACCCGTGAGCACTGCATCAAGGGCTACATCGTTGCCACTCCGCGAAGGGACAACCGGTTTCTCGTTACCTTTCTTGAGAAGAACGGCATCGACTACACTCCCTACCGGCACCTTATCAAGTAA